DNA from Streptomyces luteogriseus:
AGGTCGCCGACCGCAACGGTTGACGGCCATCGGACGGCCACCGGGCTCGCGCCGGACCGACGGGCCGGTTGCTCGGCCGTGACGGCGCCCGGTCGGGTCGTTGTTCAGATCTGTTATGACCCGCGCGGGCTTCGGTGCGCCGCGCGAGGCTTGGCTGATGCTGCCCGGCCTCCACCGGGCTCGGTCAGGGGCGAAATCCGGCCGCACCCGACTCCTCGCTTGCTAGTGTCCAGGATCCACCTGACCTGGAGCTTTCTCAACCGCAAGAGTTCGGCGGGCCCCTGGCCTCCGTGGAGGAGCCTGGCGGCCGGTCACCGCCGAGCCCGTGCACGGCCTCGGCAGAGCCGCAGCTGGACGTGTCCGGTGCTCCCGGCTCAGCCGTCTCCCTCACGCATCGGACGCCCTGCGCCCCCGGTCGCTCTACCGCAGCCCACCGATGCCGATGCCGACTCTGACGTCGAGGCCGCCGCCGACGCATGCGCCGGCTCCGGCGTCGATGGCGAGCCCCGGCGGATCTCATGGCCCGGCATGCCCGCCCGGCCCAGCACCCAACTCGCCCCGCGCAGCGCCTTGGCCGCCTGCTTCAACGGTGCCAGGAACGCCGCGGCCTGCCGGTGGTCGCTCACGCTGCCCGCTGCGCACAGCACCGTCGCCAGCGACAGTGTGACCGGCCGGCCCCCGGCCGACCAGACGGCGTCCAGCACCGAGGCGGCCAGCGGATCGAGACCCTCCGCATCGGCGAGCAGCAGGAAGTCGTCCCCACCGATGTGCCCCACCCGCGCGCCATCCGTCGCGGCCCGTTGCAGCGCCCGGCCCACCGCCCGGATCAGCTCGTCGCCCGCCGCGAACCCGGCCGCGTCGTTGACCTGCTTGAAGTGGTCGACGTCCAGCCAGCTCAACGCGAACACCCGACCGGCCGCGATCCGCCGGTCCACCTCGCCGGTGATCGCGTCCGAACCGGGCAGACGCGTCAGCGGATTGAGTCCCGCCGCCTCCTCCACCCGCGTCTCGGCCAGTGCCCGCACGAGGTCCGCGAGCCGTACGACCCCCACGCACCGCCCAGACGCGTCCACCACGGCCACGTCGTCCGAGGTACGGTCCCGCCCGCCGACCGCCACCACGTCCAGCACCTCCCAGGCCGTGGCGTCGACGCCCACCGTCCGCGGCGGATCACCGAGCTTGGCCGCGGGCCGGTCGGCGTACAGGGCGTGTCCGTAGCGCCCCGACAACGACAGCAGGAAGCGGGAGCGGTGCACCGACCTGACCGGTACGCCGGCGGTGTCCACGAGCAGCACCCCGGACACGTCCGGTGCCCCGGTCAGCAGGGCGCGCACCTGCCCCGCGGACGCGGTGGCGGGCAGCAGGGCGGCGGGCCGGACGAACTCCCGCACCGACGGCCCCGACCTCGGCGCGACCGCCTCGGTGGGGGAGCGGGGCGGGACGTAGACGTCCGCCGCGGGCAGGCGGGCCGGCGGCGCGAACAGCTCGCCCTGCGCCAGCTGTGCCCCGGCCGCCAGGGCTGCCGCGCACTGTACTTCGGTCTCCACACCCTCCACGGCCAGGAGCGCCCCGATCTCGTCGCACAGCGTCCGCATCGACCGCACCACCGCCGGTCGCGTCAGAAGTGACGCGTCCAGCTTGACCAGGCCGGGCGCGAGGTCCGAGAGCAGTCGCAGAGGCACATCCCCGTCCCCGACACCGTCCGCGCAGATCCGGAAGCCCTGCCGGCGCAGCAGGTCCACCGCTTCCAGCAGAGCCTGCTGCGGCACATGCGTGTACGGCGGGCAGAGGTCCAGCGTCACCTCCCAGGGAAGCCGCCCGGCCTCACGCACCGCGTCGTGCAGGCAAGGGAGCCCTCCGAGGTCGGCGAGGGTCCCGGCGAACACGTTGACGAACAGGGGAAGCAGGGTCTCCCGCCGCACCGCGGCGCGGATCGCCGACACCGCCAGCCGGCCGTCGAGTTCCGGGTCCCGGCGGGCCTCGGCCAGCACGTCGCCGGTCTCCGGTCGGGCGAGTATCTCCAGCCCCGCGACCGCGCCGGTCGTCAGATTGACGACCGGCTGGAAGGCGAAGCGGAGAGTGTCCGTCCAGGAGTGCACGGGAGCATGATTGACGCCACCGGCGCACACCTGAGCGCAGTTCATGAGACGTTCACTCAGGATTCCGACGTGATCACACAGCGTATTCCTCGCAGCTCGATGAGACGCTACGACCGGCATCGCACCGCCCGGCGGCGCCGGTCCACGCCCCCGAGAGTTCACCGCACCGCGATCACCGCCGACCCGTGCCCGAACAGCCCCTGGTTGGCGGTGATACCCACGCGCGCTCCCACGACCTGCCGGTCACCCGCCACGCACCTCAACTGCCGGGTCAGCTCGCACACCTGGGCTATCGCCTGCGCCGGGACGGCCTCTCCGAAGGAGGCCAGTCCGCCGCTGACGTTCACCGGTATACGCCCGCCCAGGGCTGTCGCCCCGTCCCGCAGCAGCTTCACACCCTCGCCCTCACCGCACAACCCCAAGTCCTCGTACCACTGCAACTCGAGGGCGGTCGACAGGTCGTAGACCTCGGCCAGTGACAGGTCCTCCGGGCCGACACCCGCCTCCTCGTAGGCCGCCCGGGCGATCGATCTGCGGAACGTCTCGCCGGCCGGCTCCACCGCCCCCGCGGAATCCGTGGCGATGTCCGGCAGGTCCAGCACGGTGTTCGGGTAGCGCGGGGTCACCGTGGCCACGGCCCGGATCCGCACCGGCTCCGCCTGCCCGAGCCGGCGCGCGTACTCCATGCTCGAGAGCACGACCGCCGCGCCGCCGTCGGAGGTCGCACAGATGTCGAGCAGCCGCAGCGGGTCGGCGACGACGGCGGAAGCGGCGACCTCCTCGGCGGTCACGCGGCTGCGGTAGCGCGCGTGGGGGTTCAGCGCTCCCATCGCCGAGTTCTTCACCTTCACCTGTGCGAAGTCGTCCGGCGTGTCACCGTGCTGCGCCATGCGTCTGCGGGCGTACAGCCCGAAGTACACGGGGTTGGTCGCCCCGAGGATCCGGAACCGCAGCCAGTCGGGATCGTCCGGCCGGTCCCCGCCCGCAGGGCGGAAGAATCCCTTGGGCGCGGAATCGGCCCCCACGACCAGCACCACATCGGCGAGCCCGGCGAGGATCTGGGCCCGCCCGGCGTCGATGGCCTGCGCCCCGGACGCGCAGGCGGCGTACACGCTGCCGACCCGGGCCCCCTGCCAGCCCAGTGCCTTCGCGAACGCAGCCCCGGAGACATAGCCGGGATAACCGCCCCGCACTGTGTCGGCACCGATGATCGCGCCGATGTCCGGCCACTCCAGCCCGGCATCGGCGAGCGCCTCGCGGGCCGCTGCGACGCCGTACTCCACGAAGCTGCGTCCCCACTTGCCCCACGGGTGCATGCCCGCGCCGAGCACCGCCACCTCTTTCGTCATGCCGTCACCCCCGTCACCCCCGTCACCCCCGTCACCCCCGTCGGCC
Protein-coding regions in this window:
- a CDS encoding bifunctional diguanylate cyclase/phosphodiesterase, producing the protein MHSWTDTLRFAFQPVVNLTTGAVAGLEILARPETGDVLAEARRDPELDGRLAVSAIRAAVRRETLLPLFVNVFAGTLADLGGLPCLHDAVREAGRLPWEVTLDLCPPYTHVPQQALLEAVDLLRRQGFRICADGVGDGDVPLRLLSDLAPGLVKLDASLLTRPAVVRSMRTLCDEIGALLAVEGVETEVQCAAALAAGAQLAQGELFAPPARLPAADVYVPPRSPTEAVAPRSGPSVREFVRPAALLPATASAGQVRALLTGAPDVSGVLLVDTAGVPVRSVHRSRFLLSLSGRYGHALYADRPAAKLGDPPRTVGVDATAWEVLDVVAVGGRDRTSDDVAVVDASGRCVGVVRLADLVRALAETRVEEAAGLNPLTRLPGSDAITGEVDRRIAAGRVFALSWLDVDHFKQVNDAAGFAAGDELIRAVGRALQRAATDGARVGHIGGDDFLLLADAEGLDPLAASVLDAVWSAGGRPVTLSLATVLCAAGSVSDHRQAAAFLAPLKQAAKALRGASWVLGRAGMPGHEIRRGSPSTPEPAHASAAASTSESASASVGCGRATGGAGRPMREGDG
- a CDS encoding lipid-transfer protein, which translates into the protein MTKEVAVLGAGMHPWGKWGRSFVEYGVAAAREALADAGLEWPDIGAIIGADTVRGGYPGYVSGAAFAKALGWQGARVGSVYAACASGAQAIDAGRAQILAGLADVVLVVGADSAPKGFFRPAGGDRPDDPDWLRFRILGATNPVYFGLYARRRMAQHGDTPDDFAQVKVKNSAMGALNPHARYRSRVTAEEVAASAVVADPLRLLDICATSDGGAAVVLSSMEYARRLGQAEPVRIRAVATVTPRYPNTVLDLPDIATDSAGAVEPAGETFRRSIARAAYEEAGVGPEDLSLAEVYDLSTALELQWYEDLGLCGEGEGVKLLRDGATALGGRIPVNVSGGLASFGEAVPAQAIAQVCELTRQLRCVAGDRQVVGARVGITANQGLFGHGSAVIAVR